DNA sequence from the Drosophila sechellia strain sech25 chromosome 3L, ASM438219v1, whole genome shotgun sequence genome:
TACCAATTATCCAGTAAACATTCTATAATAACTTATGATCTTGGAATAAGGAGTAGCTTAGAATTTTCCTTGGTACTGCTTTCAGTCAAATCAAATGACTGGCAGGtgttttttttcgagtgtagTGTCTTCCCAGCAGTACGTGAGTGAGAGTGTCGCTGATCGCTCATGGTTCGTTGCTCTGTTTACGTCGCTTGCATAAATTAAGACGGAACGGCTGCTTCTTCGGTCTGGGGTCGGTTTCTATTGCTCTGACACCAATTTCAGCTAATAATTTCCTGCACACCTCGGCCTCCCAGAGCCCAGCCCGCCCAACGCTCTGATTTGCATTCCTTTTGAATTTTAATCGCTCCATtaactataaatatttctcTCATTGATGTGTGCGCAACTCCGCCTCCTCCGATTCCGCCTATAGCTTCTATTATTCCCTCTGTTTTGCCGCTACTTCTTGGCCCGATTGCGGCCGGTTCCGAATCGTTCTAAGTTCCCGGTTTTAACCACGTTATCTTCTCGTGTTTATACATACGAGTATGTCGTGCGGTCGCTTGATGGGCATGGGCATTTCTAGGGGTTTTGCCCCCGAAGAACAATGCAAAAGTGAAGAGGCGGCTAGTCTAGTCTCTTCGAATGCATTTTGAGTTCGAGTAAGTTTGCCGCCAGCACGAAGCTCTTTGAGAACCCGGAATAGTACTGGTGTTCCCAACGGTTGAACCCCATAAAAGTTCCCGAACCCTCCCGCAACCTCTTATCGTGCAACATATCTGGAAATTTTGGTGTATTTCTCTGGAGGAGCATGGGCAACTTTTTGATGACTAATAAAACCCTCGAAACGGGCTATTAAAAATCGAAATTTAAGCCCAGACAGAGGGAAACGAGGACAGGAGGAAAAGTGTCGCCCGCATTCTGAAAAGTCGACCAAAAGAAACCAAACACAAAGTCCAATCAAAAATCGTTTATTTAACCCATAAATCCGAGGTTCTCGCCACGGAGCGGGGGCACCGAAATACCCCCGAAGGAAGTTCAGGGCATGTACGTGTCTAAAATGCTGAGAACTCCCCCGATTCACTCGATTCACGGAATTTGCATTGACGACAGCAGCAAGAAGACGCCTTGACTTCGGTTGCCAATTTGGCCGAGTCTCGGAACAGAGAGACAAAGGCACAAACAGGCgcagaaataaacaaaaagtgtTTCACGCCagagcaaataaacaaaaaccaacGCGAAACATAAACGAAGGCAAGCAAAGCAAAAGGGGAAGTCAACAAATTGGAATCGACGCAGTGAGTACCCTTTactattttttaaaatctCAATATGAATGAATCGTATTTGAAAGGGGTCAAACCCAAATATCTTTGGCATAGTTTTATACAAACCAGCGGTCACCATGGTTTCCTGCCGGAGATCTACCCCAAGGAAGGGTATAGGAAGATGGGAAATGGGCAGACTGCCAGAACGGACCGCAAATGCCGTGGATGAGATAAGGGAACCCCGGTAACATTTCGTATATTTGGAGCATGGAGTATGGACTACGACGTCGATTTGCTTATCGGCCGAACCTGAAGTGTCTGCCCTGGCTCCATTATTTGTGTTATTGCTTGTTCTCCGGCCGGGGGATCCGGTGAAATGTGGGACAGCGATAGTACAATGCTTTGCTTGTTAGCCGACTGATAGCTGATAGCTGATAACTGATAACAGCCGAATGGGATGATGCGGCGTGGGAACTCGGTTCGCAGTAATTCATCATGGCTGGCGAAACCTTGCGCTTCAATTGAGTTGCAATCAATCTGCAATCTCCCTATGATTGCGCCAATGAGCATGACTAAATAAGCGCGGAACGTGTGATTCTCCCTTTCTCGATGATTGGAGAATGTCAGATTCCAAGCTCGGCTGGCGGCAGATACTATTTCCACATCTCATCAGATACTCTTGTCGTGTGTCGCAATCTCGGGTCACCATCATCTTCGACTCGAGGGTCTGATTATCATTTCGAGTCTGTTGCCGTTGGCAGCCATCAGCCATCTCGATGGCAGTTTCTAGCTTCATTTGCCTGGAGGCAGGGAACTTTAAACTGGATATTGAGTTAGCTAAAACTATTGTTcaatctaattaagcaaacaatGGATTTAGACTCGCACTTTTACTTTAACCACACAGAGTGCTATTAATGTCTACATGTCAGTGTTAGCGAGGCAGCACTGTTCGCCCAAATTACCCTTTCTTTCTTTCCTCTCGTTTTATGGCtcatttcggtttttgttgtGGTTTTTTCTTAGTGTTTggggcagcagcaaaaaatatTCGCATTCTTCGAGCTCGGCTCTTAAAGACTTTGGAAGCCGGTCCCcggtatatgtatgtatgcgtttgtatctgtgtgttcTTCTGctgtttcttcttcttctctgCTCTCGGTGCTTTCTTCGCCGCACAGATTTATGCAACTTTTGTTGCTGCTAGTTTTTATTGGAGAACGTTTACTTTTATGACTTTTTTAGCCCGACCTGGCCCTCTGTGCCACCCATTTTGACCCGCACACTCCGGCGATTCAATGTCAACAGCAGCCAgctgagagagagagatggcCATATGCGGCGAGAAAGAGAAGGCGAGCCAAGAACAATGTGCGTGCTGTTCTTGCAATCGTCAAACGATGATGATTCATAAAAATGCGACTGCAGGCGAACGACGACTATAACAGGAAAATCAAGTGGAATGTGgcactgcagctgcagcagctgctctcCCCCTCCTCCCCCTCACTCGCTCTCGCGAGCACCCCTGCATCCTCCCCCTAttcagatatatatatacgataTATATGTAGGTGCGGGTGAGGCGACGACGTCGCGACTCCTCCGAAATTGCAAACGAAGCGCAGCCAGCGATGTCGCGACGTCAGCTGACACAATGGGTTGCCATTGTACTGCTACAGTATGGCCTCAGTAACGCGAAACCGCAGCTGCGAGGTCTTACGAGTTTTTGGAATTTAACAAGAGATTGAATATCCTATTTACAACGATTTCCAGAAGCTAAAATTTGTATTCAGCTTCGTGTGATTAGTCTCGAAGCCGAAAGAGTTGTTTACTAACGAGAGTTCCCTGTGCTGTAAATACAAAATGCAGGAGGCCGGAGAAATTCGGACTTGTGCCGCCAAAGGCAAGATTGCAGTTTAAATATCTAGGAACTTGACGTTTTCAATTCATCTAAATTGTGACTAAAACAGGCAGTCATGCAATCCACTTTGAGTGCACTTTACTAAGCTGGACGTTTTTAAAGAAAAGTTGATCAAATACGAAAATATATCCATGTATATAGAATGTATATGTCAGATGAAAAgtgtaaaatttaattaggtGCAAGATGATTTGGGTGAGTCATTATAAGTTCCAAGAATTTCCTATGCTTTATTTATAGCTCGTAAATCAAAAGGtccataaaaatgaaaatgaaatgctACGAATTAAGCAAATTAGTTTGTGATGAAATCAAGAAAAGCAACacatttaaatttacaaaatgtaCTTAATAAACATAATTTTGTTTCAGTCTGCTTTGTGTAATCATAGTATTGCAATTTTAAACTCTTATCATGGCTAGTGCTTATCAAACAATAACTTAACGTAAAAAAGTGAAGACATAGATTAAGAATTAGCTGCACTTTCCCTTCTTATCGAGATATattctatatttatatattatttagcTTGCTGTatgttaatatatttatactttcACATGTGCATTCGTAATGTTCTACTATAACATAGACAATTTTGAATTGGACGACCTTTGTCCAGATCCAATTGGAAGGCAATAGaaactaactaactaaatgGCTATTCCTATGTGGTAGTAGTAACTACTAGTACCGCTGATTGATGATCAGTGGCTGCAGTGTCTCACCTGGGAATGCTGATCAGGTAGCTGAGGAGGCGCCGCAGATCCTCCGGCTTGAGGCGATCGCGACGGGGCGTGGCCGGGAAGCAGAGGATCGGTCCGCCGCGCCGGTCCCGTCCGCCCGTGAGGAAGACGACCCGCTCCTGGAGGAGGGTCAGGAGGTCCCTGGCCCGCTGGCCGTCCATGCCGTCGacaggggggaggggggggaGTTAATGCGGCCGGGGGTTAATCACTGGAGGGGTTAAACTGGGGGTCTCCGCCCGCTTTTTAATCCGACGATGGGCACTGCAGCATAACGAATTCCAGCCTCGAATTTCACTTGGTTTGGCTCTgttattagttattattatGAACCGCTGCTTTTGCTCATTGATTTTCGCGAATTTCTCGCTGGCATTTTCATGGTCACTCTTTTGCTGTTGTATTTGTGTTGTTGCGGTtttcgtgtgcgtgtgtgtgtgtgggtggaaaATGAGTGGGGAAGCAGACATGCGGATTAGCAATGGGTATTTCTCTTGGTTTTCTAAATGCTGCACATAATTTGCACACAATTTGTGtagtttttctatttttagaaGCAAGGAGTGGAGTTTTTTTCTTCAGTCACCCTCGCACTTTCGTGCGGGTGGGAGTGAGAGGGAGATACAAACagacaggcacacacacacacgcgcacgggggtgcatacatatgtgtatgtggCATGTGCACACATGTACACATATGTACTCCCGttaaatgtcataaatcacACGCAGCATAAAAACATCAAATAGAACTCGCGCAGGCACACAAGTGAAACATTATTTGGAAAACACACACTCAAACATTCGCCACTGCGAACGGGCGAAAATCCGCTATGTTTTAATTGCCTCAATTTGAACACAAACTCCAGATGTATATATAGcctgtatatatgtatatgctatGTATATCTGTATCATCACATCATCCGCAAGCAGTTCTCTTGCGTCTTGGCTCTTCTTCTTGCCACTGCTTGTGccaccaaattgatttttttcactcgcgctgcttttgtttttcgctcGTTTTCCCACCCGGAAAATCACCCAAGTTACCGTTGCACGCAGTTTACGAGTTGCCGCGCGCTaagctaaaattttcatttttcaagaAACCGCGATTTTCCGAACGGGCGCTCTCtgttttgtttaaacaaattggATTTTGCGAAACCCCAAGTGTGACCAGATGCCGGAACGGGTTGAAAACTGAATTTTCAGCCTTTTTTAATCGACCACACCGCTTGCGGGTCTCGATAACGCACAAATATCGATACATCGATTCGCATTTGAAAAAAATACGTAGcagaatttttatttgaaaaaaatactACTTGGGCAATTCTCGTGTTAATctgaaaattttaaatgaaatctaTATTTATCTATATGtcgaattaaatattttttaaatagtatgtaaaaataccaaataccTACGATAACAGGAATCGATTGTACTACTATCGATGCTCGCCTGCTGGCATAAGCTCGCTGATAGAACACTGTTTACTGTTAACTGTCTGTTGTTCATTAGCTTCTGTTTCTGCCGAGTTTTACCAAATAAAAGcgaataaatttaatatatctGCAAACATTTTACGTAAAATCAAGaattcgcttcgccagcgcaAGAAGAAGCACCGCCCACGGCAGGCCACGCCCCCAGTGCGCCCCGATCCCAAGGACCTCGCCGCCAAAATGGAGAGCAACTTGAACAGGATCATTCGTGAATCGGCCAAACTGAAACTCTGCGGGCAGCTCAGCAAATACACCAATGTGATGAAGGGTGAGCTGACTTACCTTTGGAGCAGCGGCTCCAAGCTCTCCATAACATAGAATCCCCTAGAACCACTTCCCTAATCGCAGCTCCCACTTTGCAGGATGGCAGTACCGCTGGTTCACGGTGGACGCCAAAACGGGATCGCTGAGCTACTACCTGTGCGACTCGTCGACGGTGGGCGACGACATCGCGCCCTCGCCCCACGTCCTGGCCAGTGCTCCCAGGGGCCAGGTGCAGCTGGCCGGCGCAGTGGTGTACCCGAGTGACGAGGACTCCAGGACGTTCGCAATCGCCTGCGCCTCCGGGGATACAGTGAAGCTGAGGGCCAACGATGCCAGGGCCCGGCAGGAGTGGGTGGATGGCCTGCGGGCGGTGGTCGAGAGCCACATGAAGGCGATGGACATCAGCAACTCGTCGCCGCTTCCTCCGCGGGAATTGCTCGCCGCCTCCGATGCCATGGTTTCAGCGCGCCAAGCTCTGTTTCTCACGGAACAATGGTAACTGCACACTGATACGTAGCTAACGCCGCATTTCTTCCAGTGATCTATGTTGAAACTAATGTTTCCCAATCCCCTCTAGCAACGCTTCTCTGGCCAGGGCCATCGAGAGCATCGACTGTGCTTCCTTCTCGCCCACGGATCCCGATCTTCTTCTGCTCAAGGCGATCTCCACGGCCAGCACCCAGTGCCTGCACCAGTGCTTGGGATTGCTGCAACGCCACCAGGAGATCAATCAGCCAGTAGCGGAGGCAGTGCCTCTTGTGCTCTGAGAGACGCCTGCTGCAAGGATAGTTTCCAGTTTCCACTAAGATATGCCCAATAAACACTAAGCCAAAACGCAATCCAAATCAAGAATCAAGATTCAAGACAATGGCTTGGTAAGCAATGAGAAGACTTTCAGGTTGGGATTacttttcaatgtttttataaaatactTTTGTTCGTTTCGGTTTTCCGTTTttaggtttttgttttcttggaTTAATTAGAACATTCATTTCGacatttaaagttaatttgAACATAAAGTTTGCACTAAAGTTTATAGAAAATGTTGAGTTTTGGACGTGGACTTGGACGCTGATCCAGATCGTACAAAGATACACAATATCCAGGAGATTTAGCCGCTAACTCTTGCCACTGCTTATATTACATCCTATTCCGAAAGTAATTCGTTAAGTTTCGATACGTGTGGAACATCAAAGTCTATTGGGGGACTGGGATTACATAGATACTTATATATCGTGTGTGCTTATATACGGGCTATGGCTATGGTAGATGTTCTTGCGTATGCAAAAATAGTCGTGTTTATCATTATCATCGTAATTAACTCTAACCGATTAATCAATTGTGTGCTTGCCAAACCAAACGCTGCCGAAAGTCTAATGCCTAAAGGGTTATAACCAAATAAAGATACGTCCTCCGATACTCAATCCTATCGTAATGTCGCCAGACTTGCCAAATAAACCTCGAGTCCTGCTGCGAGTCCTTGGTCTCGCTCTCGGCCGGATCGGAAGTGGAGCAGAGTCCAAATTAAGGCTAGAAAAGGCACTTTAGAAGGGGATCTAGTGGGGACTACGGGGTCAATTCGGGATTAATTCGGGGACTACGTTGGGTTTCCAATAATGTCGAAATCAGGGGCCTCGAGTTCGgcgggagcagcagcaggctcGGTGTAAAAAATGTTGCTTCTAAATTTTGTCTAAAAATTTCGATTGTATAAATACGTTAAAAAAGTTCAcgtgttttgtttgttttctttttacaaattttgtttgcGGTGTGTTCATCGCTGAATTTAATTCCGAAAGGCATTTTTTGtgaatttctttgtttttagttAAGCCTAAACATTAAATTTAGTTGATTCCATTTGCGTTTGAAGCCACAagcttcgatttccatttttagATAATTTTGTACATTTTCTTTCTCGCTTCTCGTAAACTAAAGACTAAACCAAATTCGGGCACACAATTACCAAGTTAAGTCCGCTTAAACTCTTTTGATTTATTCCATTTCATTAATATTAACCTGCTGGGGTTTGTGGAtcctgcttctgcttctgatTCGGTTTCCATTGGAGTTTCACTGTCTGTTTCGGATGGTGTGTGGAATGTTCCGGGGTTGCTGCTTCCACCTCCGCTGTAGCTTACAACTAAAGAGATCGGTCGCTATTTAGTTAGTTAGACTGATGGActataacataataatactTTAATTTTGATTCAGTAAGTACGCTAGGAATAGAAACTAGGTGGCGAAGATCGCGTGGAGGAAACTAGAGTAAAACTGGCCGATGCGCCAGCCCACGCCTTGGTTAACTCGATTGCAATGTACACTTTGATATGGTAAACAGAACGTGGTTAAAGCTTATTTGTAAATTCGATTGGATATCAAGTGTAGGAATTGTTCGAGGTAAAAACACAAAGATTGGAGGAAACCTTCAAAACGTATATATCGTTTACCCTAGTTTATGTACACATGGTTATAGGGCTAATTTGAAATGTAATATATATTGTGTAATTTGAGAAACTCGTTTACAATATGTGGATGCAATGCCTAGTGCGGTTTCCTCGGGCCAAATTCAATAGATTTGCTCTATGGACATAAATCGCGGAATGCAGTTTACAGATTCCACGTataataagtaaaatataattgaaattaatttaattaaccaAGGCGTAGGCTTACGCAGGCCAAGTAAAGCTGCCGAAGCTTCTGATTCGCGTTCATTCACCCATTAATATTTCTCAACTTTCACTTATCATTTCGTTCGTTTCACCCTCCCTTTACTCGCTAGTGGTGGTGATGGGTTCCACCTTGATGCCTCCACTGCTCGAGGAACTGGATGCATCTGCGCCTGCGGCTGCGGAAGCTGCTCCCGCCGCTCTTTCTGGAGGAGCcgtcgctgccgccgccgaAGATGAGGAAGAGGAGACACTGGCGCCCACCAGCTCGGCCAGATCCTCGGCGAAGAGGCGGCTGGGCGAGAACTCGCGCTTGTAGCTGGCCATGTCCAGGCCAAGATCGCCGAGCGGGGAGTGCAGCCGAGGCGTTTCGCTGCGCAACGGACTGCTCTTGGCCTTGGGCGCATGGTGCTGGCCCATTGACGACGAGGAGGCTGAGGAACTGGAGCTGGCACCGAAACCGGACTTGTGGGCCACCTGATGGCCGCCctgatggtgctgctgctgctgctgatggtggtGCAAGTGggcctgttgctgctgcaggtgGAGCTGCTGCATGTGGTGGTGCGccgcctgctgttgctgctggtggtgcagAGCGACGGCCATGCTGGGCGGCAGGAGGCCGGCGGGCCCGCAGGGCGAGGGAGCGTGCCTGGGCCCGGAGCCACTGCTCAGGGCCGGCGATATGCTGGCCCTGCCTCCAGCTGCGCCGGGAACGCTGCCCACTCCACCGCCCACTCCCGGATGAGGCGGCAGATTGAATAAGCCGGGCGGAACCGCTGCCATTTGCATCTGCTGGCGGATGTTGTGCGCCACGGCGGCCACCGCGGCGGCCGTTTCCTGCGACATGTGCTGCTctccggccacgcccactccggTCTGCGGTCCACTGCCATTCGGACAGGCCAAGGAGCTGGGCGCGCCTGCCAAGGCGCCACTGGCTCCGGGATAGCTGAGAGGGAGGTCCTGCAAGGGAAACGCGGGCTAACCCGAGAGCAGTTAGTTCGGTTCAAGAAATCCCCTGAATGCAGTATATTTCGCAAAGCTTCACAGTGCATCAAGCAATCAATATCAAGAAAACTCATAGGTAATCATGAAAAAACTCAATGTAACTAATGGATTTTCGAACTTTTGACATTTTCGAGGAATAATAACTTTTAAGGAACCCGAGACTAAAGCAATAATACTAATACGCTTCTGCGGTTATCCATTCACTCAGacttatatattaaatttaaactaTCGCAATTAATTTTGATAAAAAGGTTTTACAAGCAAACACAATATTTTATAAGAATTACTAATTTGAAAAGCGATTAAGAAAGTCTCGGTAAGAATGGCTCGTAATGAAAAGTTGAATCTCCTTCAGATTTTTATTCTTTAAAAAGAAAGTTTTATGTTATTATTCCACAAATAATGGACATTGTAGGCctattcattttaatttccttaatttaaaatgcaattgtttGCAGCATCAGTTCGTGAGTATGCAGAATTTGGCAAATTCCGCCGAGCGAATTGTACTGCAGTAATTACCTACCGAATGTCGACCGTAGGGTGGCATGTGGGCGGCTAGGCTCTCGTCCTTGATGTCCTTGGTGTCGCGAAAGACCACCGTCTTGATGACGCCCTTGATGTGCTCGTCGGGCCAGATGCCCAGAAGGATTCGCTGcggcctgccacgccccttggGCCGCAGATCGGGCCCGCCGTCAATGGAAGGTCCCAGCATATTGTGCACCCTGTTGGCATAGAGCACGAACGTGGGATACGGGATGTCGTACTTGCGGGCGGCCTGGGAGAGCGAAAGGCCCTCCTTCAGCACACTGAAAATGGCCTCCGCCATGGTCTCCGGACGCCAGGACTTGAGAGGACCTCGCTCGCGGAAGCGCATGTGGTGCATCAGGTTCTGGTTGGTGTTCCAGCACTTCTGCCACATGGACTGCAGCTGGTACTGGTAGCTGTCTGCTGAAAGATCAAGAGGAGAGAGGCCGACGATCAGTGGGTTTCCAGCTGCCCGGCGGGGCTGCTCTACGAACCTGCCAGCGTGGATCCGGTGGCGCCCATCCAGGCGTGCGAGTTCTCCATCATTTTGGCCTGCGAATGCAGAAAAGTAAATTCAAGTATCAGCAAAGTGAGGCGGGAGAAGAAAGGCTTAGCTGGGTAAGTGGTGGTTCAATTAATTGTGTGACTCGCTTTGGTTAGCGCTCGATGCGCCGTCTCTTGTCTCGTCTCATATCCGGATACGGATCCCGCCCACCTCTTACCCTTTGACATGCAAAAGCGACCTATATTcgtttaatttcatttttgtaCTTCGTTGTCTAGTTGTAATGCGGGTTTATTGTTTCGGTGGGCGTTTCATTCATAACTATATAGAGTATGCTAACTGGCGACTATATTATAAGTTATTTAGATTGTATGCTTATGTGAAATGAGCCtttgaaaaatgtatcttATTATGGCAAGGATTGCTTTCCGTTGAAACCACGGTGACTTTTTGCACTGCTGTTCTAATTCGCAGTGCAACATCGTCGGATACATTTAACTGGCTGACTGAACCTTCGAGTGGCGACTCGGTTGGGTTGTCGTTGCTGCGGTTGTCTGTTTGCCGACGGTCGAGTGGCTTGCATCGAATTCACTAATTGCATAACAAAGTAACATTTGCATATTGTTCTACATATGTTAGTGGCTGGGTTCGGATTCGTATTCGGATTCGGATCCACCTTGTCGATAACTTCATTACAAAAATTTCCATGCCACCACACTCCCCCGTGTGGAAAAAATACAACTGAAACAGACTGAAGTGGCAGTGGCTCAGGTGGGCACTTGTGCCCATTTAGCGTTAAGTATTACTTGTAACTTTTTGCCATGTGACTGACTGAGAGTGCTCCTATCCACTTGGTCCTTGCCACTTCCCCTGCGCCCTCCTCCGGGCCAGACAATGTGGCGATGTTCTCAGAAATCGTTGCTGCTTTTATGGGCCCAGGACATGCAATGGATGGATGTACTTTTCGGCTCATTACGCcgcaaattatatattatttacaaGTTTTCCTCCATCGCCGGGCGAAATTGCTTTATTTGGGAAGAAGGGTGACTAATCCGGTAGACCCATAACGTCACTATTAATTCTTAAACAGCACATATGCAACTGCATTTGCATGCATCTAGCATTGAACATCTTTAAGTAAGGAGTACCAAAATTTAGCTTCCTCCTGCCGAGTTCGAGTTAATTTTGCCCACTGATTATGAGGCATGTTGCTAAATACTAGCGACTATTGAGGGTAATCACACTAATGCCCCAATCTGTCTCGTATCGCGGCCGACAGATGGCGCTGCTGTGCGTCCGTGTGcctgcgtgcgtgtgtgtgtgtgggttgcTACCCAGCTGCAGTTGCCTTCAATAATACGCCACGCCAAATgccaaataatttatttattatatgtgcAGCTGACCAAAGCTGACTGGaccccaaacacacacacatacatattgGCGGAGGTATATGTATCCCGAGTCCTGAGTGAGATTTCATTACAACTCATTTGACAGTCTTGGTGCACTCGACGCTGCCAAAATGTCATAGCTGAGTGGCATGCA
Encoded proteins:
- the LOC6610257 gene encoding oxysterol-binding protein-related protein 11 → MESNLNRIIRESAKLKLCGQLSKYTNVMKGWQYRWFTVDAKTGSLSYYLCDSSTVGDDIAPSPHVLASAPRGQVQLAGAVVYPSDEDSRTFAIACASGDTVKLRANDARARQEWVDGLRAVVESHMKAMDISNSSPLPPRELLAASDAMVSARQALFLTEQCNASLARAIESIDCASFSPTDPDLLLLKAISTASTQCLHQCLGLLQRHQEINQPVAEAVPLVL